From the Osmerus eperlanus chromosome 21, fOsmEpe2.1, whole genome shotgun sequence genome, one window contains:
- the LOC134007815 gene encoding interferon-induced very large GTPase 1-like yields MANDTINQCLTFVAGKVKEKTDYHPAHTMELLELIENNLKKHCELDISPKIAAALKIHICGHAAREFQSMHEAFIKDKDPERNFLALKPQYCNDFKGLYYQKETRKEYKRKAKEFTDESLKPAVMEYIQKSPNLDINGIIKEIVEFRTIRHFQLFMLKELSSSEFNRFQKYIKNYNESAQNLIQQILEKRCRSNKIEIVRTICREIQAAVVQLEGTHISNGGDIKEFFVGLRSKLNERLVISDNTTGLVVNNFRASEFSNVLTELIGKMEKDLLLKEKSVPCGPLKQQQKKLLGCQRFCPRCNVPCDKEGESHWWHTALTHRPLAFGKEEKSGKLTFQMCSHTDSSWFTIWKSYFKREVQPYDTPITATPYWKFIFAKHNEKYAEIHKCSPGKIPEAWKAITREEAVQNLNV; encoded by the coding sequence ATGGCCAATGACACCATAAACCAGTGTCTGACATTTGTAGCAGGAAAGGTGAAAGAAAAAACTGACTACCACCCAGCTCACACCATGGAACTACTGGAATTAATTGAAAATAACCTGAAAAAACACTGTGAGTTGGACATAAGTCCTAAGATTGCTGCAGCTCTGAAAATACACATCTGTGGGCATGCAGCGAGGGAATTCCAGAGCATGCATGAAGCTTTCATCAAAGACAAAGACCCAGAAAGAAACTTTTTGGCGTTGAAGCCCCAGTACTGTAATGACTTCAAAGGCCTTTACTACCAGAAAGAAACGAGGAAAGAGTACAAAAGAAAGGCCAAAGAATTCACAGATGAATCTCTTAAACCAGCAGTCATGGAGTATATCCAGAAATCTCCCAATCTGGACATTAATGGCATAATAAAAGAAATTGTTGAATTCAGAACAATaagacattttcagttgttcATGCTTAAAGAGCTATCGTCATCTGAGTTCAACAGGTTCCAGAAGTATATTAAGAACTATAATGAAAGCGCACAGAATTTGATCCAGCAAATATTGGAAAAAAGATGTAGAAGTAATAAAATTGAAATTGTGAGGACAATTTGCAGAGAAATACAGGCTGCTGTTGTGCAATTAGAGGGAACTCACATTTCCAATGGAGGAGACATAAAAGAGTTCTTTGTTGGTTTACGCTCAAAACTGAATGAGAGGCTTGTCATCTCTGACAATACAACAGGATTGGTTGTAAATAATTTCAGGGCCAGTGAATTTTCCAATGTGTTGACAGAATTAATTGGAAAAATGGAAAAAGACCTTCTCCTAAAGGAGAAATCTGTACCTTGCGGCCCTCTGAAGCAACAGCAGAAAAAGCTGTTAGGCTGTCAGAGATTCTGTCCACGGTGCAATGTCCCCTGTgataaagagggggagagtCACTGGTGGCACACTGCTTTGACTCATCGACCACTTGCATTTGGGAAGGAAGAAAAGTCTGGGAAACTTACCTTTCAGATGTGCTCACATACAGACAGTTCCTGGTTTACTATTTGGAAGAGTTATTTCAAAAGAGAGGTCCAGCCGTATGACACCCCAATCACAGCCACACCCTACTGGAAGTTTATCTTTGCAAAGCACAATGAAAAGTATGCAGAGATACACAAATGCTCACCAGGTAAAATACCAGAAGCTTGGAAAGCAATCACAAGAGAGGAGGCTGTACAGAACTTAAATGTATGA